A window of the Hordeum vulgare subsp. vulgare chromosome 5H, MorexV3_pseudomolecules_assembly, whole genome shotgun sequence genome harbors these coding sequences:
- the LOC123394985 gene encoding uncharacterized protein LOC123394985 produces the protein MARRAELLLLLPAAILLLLAATPALSAAAAGTIVFTTLGRSRYAFDVYALPLAPSLSIPASPAAELRLTDGASVNYNGNFAPSSDALLFVSERNGSLNIYLSPAPTSSSASRREALEVDDGDSSPAAPPTPLLPWDPVALRDRPALTRDGSRLVYVSTAVPAAAPRRSWAAVYATHLPSGRATRLTPPGVADFSPAVSPSGDWAAAASPGEHGWAGEVQDLRTDVYVFRTTDGSRRTLLVKNGGWPCWADDATLFFHRRDSDGWYGVYRAKIEVSDDGLLSAASVERITPPGFHAFTPAASPGAPGLVAVATRRPGSEYRHIEVIDLSAGGGIENAAYFEVTRPVAPRAHHFNPFVSPDGARVGYHRCRGTGNGDSPLLLESLKSPASESLFRIDGSYPSFSPDGRRIAFVGLPGLYVVNSDGSGGRRKIFSGNAFPTSWDWKRKGVIYTSIGPDFASESTEVDVVAVSLGDDNDDDGSISQVSIKKLTVGGENNAFPSPSPDGKWLVFRSGRSGHKNLYIMDAEEGEAGGIRRLTDGPWTDTMCNWSPDGEWIAFASDRHNPGGGSFAIYMVHPNSTGLRRVVHSADGGRTNHPWFSPDSKRMVFTSDLAAVSAEPISNPHHYQPYGEIFTINIDGSGLQRLTHNSFEDGTPSWTPHFLEPRDVGETLRASGSCGFQDCHWLSIEDDAQPASVGLRYAHGNNKIGC, from the coding sequence ATGGCTCGCCGCGCcgagctcctgctcctgctcccagcAGCCATCCTCCTCCTGCTAGCTGCCACGCCCGCGCTCTCCGCCGCCGCGGCCGGCACCATCGTCTTCACCACGCTCGGCCGCAGCCGCTACGCCTTCGACGTCTACGCACTCCCgctcgccccctccctctccatcCCCGCCTCCCCTGCCGCAGAGCTCCGCCTCACCGACGGCGCCTCCGTCAACTACAACGGCAACTTCGCGCCCTCCTCCGACGCGCTCCTCTTCGTCTCCGAGCGCAACGGCTCCCTCAACATCTACCTCTCCCCCGCCCCtacctcctcctctgcctcccgCCGCGAGGCGCTCGAGGTCGACGACGGCGACTCGTCTCCCGCTGCGCCCCCGACGCCGCTGCTGCCCTGGGACCCCGTCGCGCTGCGGGACCGACCGGCCCTCACCCGCGACGGCTCCCGCCTCGTCTACGTCTCCACCGCCGTCCCCGCGGCCGCCCCGCGCCGGAGCTGGGCGGCCGTCTACGCCACCCACCTCCCCTCCGGCCGGGCGACGCGCCTCACCCCGCCTGGCGTCGCCGACTTCAGCCCCGCCGTCTCGCCCTCCGGGGACtgggccgccgccgcctcccccggcgAGCACGGCTGGGCCGGCGAGGTGCAGGACCTCCGCACCGACGTCTACGTCTTCCGGACCACCGACGGCTCCCGGCGCACGCTGCTCGTCAAAAACGGCGGCTGGCCCTGCTGGGCCGACGACGCCACGCTCTTCTTCCACCGCCGGGACAGCGACGGCTGGTACGGCGTGTACCGCGCCAAGATCGAGGTCTCCGACGACGGGCTCCTGTCGGCGGCCTCCGTGGAGCGGATCACCCCGCCGGGGTTCCACGCCTTCACGCCCGCCGCCTCGCCCGGCGCTCCGGGGCTCGTCGCCGTGGCGACCAGGCGGCCCGGCTCCGAGTACCGGCACATCGAGGTGATCGACCTGAGCGCCGGCGGCGGCATCGAGAACGCCGCCTACTTCGAGGTGACCAGGCCCGTGGCGCCGCGCGCGCACCACTTCAACCCCTTCGTCTCGCCGGACGGCGCGCGGGTCGGGTACCACAGGTGCCGGGGCACCGGGAACGGGGACTCGCCGCTGCTGCTGGAGAGCCTCAAGAGCCCGGCGTCGGAGTCGCTGTTCAGGATCGACGGGTCGTACCCTTCCTTCTCACCCGACGGCAGGAGGATCGCCTTCGTCGGGCTGCCGGGGCTGTACGTGGTGAACTCCGACGGCTCCGGCGGCCGCCGGAAGATCTTCTCGGGGAACGCATTCCCCACGTCGTGGGACTGGAAGAGGAAGGGGGTCATCTACACCAGCATCGGACCAGACTTCGCGAGCGAGAGCACCGAGGTGGACGTGGTGGCCGTGTCCCtcggcgacgacaacgacgacgacggcagcaTCTCTCAGGTCTCCATCAAGAAGCTCACCGTCGGAGGCGAGAACAACGCGTTCCCGTCGCCATCGCCGGACGGGAAATGGCTGGTGTTCCGGTCGGGGAGGTCCGGGCACAAGAACCTCTACATCATGGACGCGGAGGAAGGCGAGGCCGGCGGCATCCGGCGCCTGACGGACGGCCCATGGACCGACACCATGTGCAACTGGTCGCCCGACGGCGAGTGGATCGCCTTCGCCTCCGACCGGCACAACCCGGGAGGCGGCAGCTTCGCCATCTACATGGTGCACCCGAACAGCACCGGGCTGCGTAGGGTGGTGCACAGCGCGGACGGCGGCAGGACAAACCACCCTTGGTTCAGCCCGGACTCCAAGCGCATGGTGTTCACCTCGGACCTCGCCGCCGTTTCCGCCGAGCCCATTTCGAACCCGCACCACTACCAGCCCTACGGGGAgatattcaccatcaacatcgaCGGCTCGGGGCTCCAGCGGCTCACGCACAACTCGTTCGAGGACGGCACGCCGTCGTGGACGCCGCACTTCCTCGAGCCCCGGGACGTTGGCGAGACCCTGCGCGCCTCAGGGAGCTGCGGGTTCCAGGACTGCCACTGGCTCAGCATTGAGGATGATGCCCAGCCTGCAAGTGTTGGCCTTCGCTATGCTCATGGTAACAACAAGATCGGTTGCTAG
- the LOC123394986 gene encoding BTB/POZ domain-containing protein At2g13690: protein MAEHAARHLRRRGPVAGWCCSFAGVPPSPDHRTLHHRSLPDAATAQPGSVAAEGPRKPPPQQLPPKSPSSFHGSPSSKLAGLIDYPRRILSPGRVSPIDPDAHPHPPTPTPITHPPEQQQPAMAPFVAVREEEEEGQGDGLDLRLCLRGRDGAGCVVVMDLDSSVLCGSSAFFAAMAPEPNAAGGARRIEVDGVDNVAAFRDAVELMFQADAPPWLARAGVSRAIGVLEVASSIMFDKGIRSCLEYIEAVPWTENEEEKLKHLFARCTFDEALSKDVLARLQTQPSSSSEDLTDQLIQSVTSSTNNSARKDMQSLINGLLSKSSVYQKDLSGLNKRSLYQICCSCLNLLVELFKEDPEPKWHTDQALKIRHSKPMIERVSKQSENLSWLFEILVNNDMAENFVVLWAGQDELIRMHEQASPMFRYELSRISAGVFIALGQGKVQCPSDLRSQLFRGWFTPMLTDFGWLQRCSKGLDARALEDSLGQALLTLPLREQQSLFEEWFQCFASSGAECPNLSRAFQVWWRRSFAR, encoded by the exons ATGGCGGAGCACGCGGCCCGCCACCTCCGCCGCCGCGGCCCCGTCGCCGGCTGGTGCTGCTCCTTCGCCGGCGTCCCGCCCAGCCCCGACCACCGCACCCTCCACCACCGCTCCCTCCCCGACGCCGCCACAGCGCAACCAGGATCCGTCGCCGCCGAGGGCCCGCGGAAGCCGCCGCCGCAGCAGCTGCCGCCGAAATCCCCCTCCTCCTTCCACGGCTCGCCCTCCTCCAAGCTGGCGGGCCTCATCGACTACCCGCGCCGGATCCTCTCCCCGGGCCGCGTCTCCCCCATCGACCCCGACGCCCACCCGCACcctcccacccccacccccatcaCCCACCCcccggagcagcagcagccggCGATGGCCCCGTTCGTCGCggtgcgggaggaggaggaggagggccaggGGGACGGGCTGGATCTGAGGCTCTGCCTGCGCGGCAGGGACGGCGCCGGCTGCGTCGTCGTCATGGACCTCGACTCCTCCGTGCTCTGCGGGAGCAGCGCCTTCTTCGCCGCCATGGCGCCCGAGCCCAACGCCGCCGGCGGGGCCAGGAGGATCGAGGTCGACGGGGTCGACAACGTCGCCGCCTTCAGGGACGCCGTCGAGCTCATGTTCCAGGCCGACGCGCCGCCCTGGCTCGCCAGGGCCGGCGTCTCCAGGGCCATCGgcgtcctcgag GTGGCTTCCTCGATTATGTTTGACAAAGGAATCAGATCATGTTTGGAGTACATTGAAGCAGTTCCATGGACTGAGAATGAGGAAGAGAAATTAAAGCACCTCTTTGCTAGATGCACTTTCGACGAAGCGTTATCAAAAGATGTATTGGCAAGATTGCAAACACAACCGTCTAGCAGCTCGGAAGACCTGACAGATCAGCTCATCCAATCCGTCACCAGCAGCACAAACAACAGTGCAAGAAAAGACATGCAGTCTTTGATCAATGGTCTTCTAAGCAAAAGCTCAGTATATCAAAAGGATTTGTCCGGATTAAACAAAAGGAGCCTTTACCAGATTTGTTGCTCCTGTCTGAACCTACTGGTGGAACTTTTTAAGGAAGACCCGGAGCCAAAATGGCACACAGACCAGGCACTGAAAATTAGGCACAGTAAACCCATGATTGAAAGAGTCAGCAAGCAAAGTGAGAACCTCAGCTGGCTATTTGAGATCCTGGTAAACAATGACATGGCGGAGAATTTCGTAGTGCTGTGGGCTGGGCAAGACGAGCTCATCAGGATGCACGAGCAGGCATCACCGATGTTCAGGTACGAGCTGAGCCGGATATCAGCGGGTGTGTTCATCGCGCTCGGGCAAGGGAAAGTGCAGTGCCCCAGCGATCTGAGGAGTCAACTGTTTCGGGGATGGTTCACGCCCATGTTGACCGATTTCGGCTGGCTTCAAAGGTGCTCCAAGGGGCTGGATGCGAGAGCGCTGGAGGATAGCCTGGGGCAAGCCCTTCTCACCCTTCCGCTCCGGGAGCAGCAGAGCCTGTTCGAGGAATGGTTCCAGTGCTTCGCGTCTAGCGGCGCGGAATGCCCGAACCTTAGCCGAGCCTTCCAGGTATGGTGGCGAAGGTCATTCGCTAGATAG